A part of Kitasatospora acidiphila genomic DNA contains:
- the sodX gene encoding nickel-type superoxide dismutase maturation protease, with amino-acid sequence MVPTLYDGDKVVVKYGARIRAGAVVLVRHPMRQDLLVVKRAAERRSKGWWLLSDNQFLGNDSRDFGPVPQELVLGRVLLRVSPSVGWLAPAHWLERLLCRWPLGRVPGLAARFGVARGRLSPSR; translated from the coding sequence ATGGTCCCGACCCTGTACGACGGCGACAAGGTGGTGGTCAAGTACGGAGCCCGGATCCGAGCCGGAGCGGTCGTCCTGGTCCGCCACCCGATGCGCCAGGACCTGCTGGTGGTCAAGCGGGCCGCCGAGCGGCGCAGCAAGGGCTGGTGGCTGCTGTCGGACAATCAGTTCCTGGGCAACGACAGCCGGGACTTCGGCCCGGTGCCCCAGGAGCTGGTGCTCGGCCGGGTGCTGCTGCGGGTCAGCCCCAGCGTGGGGTGGCTGGCCCCGGCCCACTGGCTGGAGCGGCTGCTGTGCCGCTGGCCGCTGGGCCGGGTGCCGGGGCTGGCGGCCCGGTTCGGGGTGGCCCGCGGCCGGCTCAGTCCGTCGCGCTAG
- the sodN gene encoding superoxide dismutase, Ni — protein MFSRLFAPRVTAHAHCDLPCGVYDPAQARIEAESVKATQEKYQANEDAGFRTRAIIIKEQRAEAVKHHLSVLWSDYFKAPHFEKYPELHDLFNRALKAASATKASNDPATGQALLDLIAEIDKIFWETKKA, from the coding sequence ATGTTCTCTCGTCTGTTTGCGCCGCGGGTCACCGCTCACGCCCACTGCGACCTGCCCTGCGGTGTGTACGACCCGGCCCAGGCCCGCATCGAGGCCGAGTCCGTGAAGGCCACTCAGGAGAAGTACCAGGCCAACGAGGACGCCGGCTTCCGCACGCGCGCCATCATCATCAAGGAGCAGCGCGCCGAGGCCGTCAAGCACCACCTGTCGGTGCTGTGGAGCGACTACTTCAAGGCCCCGCACTTCGAGAAGTACCCGGAGCTGCACGACCTGTTCAACCGCGCCCTGAAGGCCGCCTCGGCCACCAAGGCGTCGAACGACCCGGCCACCGGCCAGGCTCTGCTCGACCTGATCGCCGAGATCGACAAGATCTTCTGGGAGACCAAGAAGGCCTGA
- a CDS encoding GNAT family N-acetyltransferase, whose translation MIRSAVVDDVPTIIELIRELADYERALPEAKATEEQLRQALFGAQPAVYALIAEDDATGETAGFALWFRNFSTWTGTHGIYLEDLYVRPQHRGGGHGKALLTELARIAVARGYSRFEWSVLDWNEPSIGFYKSLGAQPMDDWTVYRLTGDALRELGGS comes from the coding sequence ATGATCAGGAGCGCAGTCGTCGACGACGTCCCCACCATCATCGAGCTGATCCGCGAACTGGCGGACTACGAGCGGGCACTGCCCGAGGCGAAGGCCACCGAGGAGCAGTTGCGCCAGGCGCTGTTCGGTGCGCAGCCCGCGGTGTACGCACTGATCGCCGAGGACGACGCGACCGGTGAGACCGCCGGCTTCGCGCTCTGGTTCCGCAACTTCTCGACCTGGACGGGCACCCACGGGATCTACCTGGAGGACCTCTACGTGCGCCCGCAGCACCGCGGCGGCGGCCACGGCAAGGCGCTGCTCACCGAGCTGGCCAGGATCGCCGTGGCGCGCGGCTACAGCCGGTTCGAGTGGAGCGTGCTGGACTGGAACGAGCCGTCGATCGGCTTCTACAAGTCGCTGGGCGCCCAGCCGATGGACGACTGGACGGTCTACCGGCTGACCGGGGACGCGCTGCGCGAGCTGGGCGGCAGCTGA
- a CDS encoding ATP-binding protein, translating to MSQIDGAPEEPAANDFVEVRLPAQGAYLSVLRTATAGLAARLDFTLDEIEDLRIAVDEACAILLQQAVPGSVLSCEFRLVGDALRVTVSAPTTDGRAPERDTFAWTVLSALAGEVESSVADDRTVSISLHKKRGGNPL from the coding sequence GTGTCCCAGATCGACGGCGCTCCCGAGGAGCCGGCGGCGAACGACTTCGTGGAGGTCCGGCTGCCGGCCCAGGGGGCGTACCTCTCGGTGCTGCGGACGGCCACGGCCGGTCTCGCGGCGCGGCTGGACTTCACTCTCGACGAGATCGAGGATCTGCGGATCGCGGTGGACGAGGCCTGCGCCATCCTGCTCCAGCAAGCGGTGCCCGGATCGGTGCTGTCCTGCGAGTTCCGGCTGGTCGGGGACGCCCTGCGGGTCACCGTCTCGGCCCCGACCACCGACGGCCGGGCCCCGGAGCGGGACACCTTCGCCTGGACGGTGCTCTCGGCGCTGGCCGGCGAGGTGGAGTCCTCGGTGGCCGACGACCGGACGGTCAGCATCAGTCTGCACAAGAAGCGCGGCGGGAACCCGCTATAG
- a CDS encoding RNA polymerase sigma factor SigF, with protein MSQPTDPTPDPASDEAHPQAPGAVRDGDEELAEAVRAALPAQGADRHKTAAPDREAARALFVQLAGLPEGSPERVELRNQLVRMHIPLVEHLARRFRNRGEPLDDLTQVATIGLIKSVDRFDHERGVEFSTYATPTIVGEIKRHFRDKGWAVRVPRRLQELRLSLTTATSELSQRHGRSPTVHELAEHLGISEEDVLEGLESANAYSTLSLDVPDSDDESPAVADTLGATDEALEGVEYRESLKPLLAQLPQREQKILVLRFFRNMTQSQIAAEVGISQMHVSRLLARTLAQLRDKLLVEE; from the coding sequence ATGAGCCAGCCCACCGACCCGACGCCGGACCCGGCGTCCGACGAGGCCCACCCGCAGGCGCCAGGGGCGGTGCGGGACGGGGACGAGGAGCTGGCCGAGGCGGTGCGGGCCGCACTGCCGGCCCAGGGCGCGGACCGGCACAAGACCGCCGCCCCGGACCGGGAGGCGGCCCGGGCCCTGTTCGTCCAGCTGGCCGGGCTGCCCGAGGGCTCCCCGGAGCGGGTGGAACTGCGCAACCAGCTGGTCCGGATGCACATCCCGCTGGTCGAGCACCTGGCCCGGCGGTTCCGCAACCGCGGTGAGCCGCTGGACGACCTGACCCAGGTGGCCACCATCGGCCTGATCAAGTCGGTGGACCGGTTCGACCACGAGCGCGGGGTGGAGTTCTCCACCTATGCCACCCCGACCATCGTGGGCGAGATCAAGCGGCACTTCCGCGACAAGGGCTGGGCGGTGCGAGTGCCGCGCCGGCTGCAGGAGCTGCGGCTGTCGCTGACCACCGCGACCAGCGAGCTCTCCCAGCGGCACGGCCGCTCCCCCACGGTGCACGAGCTGGCCGAGCACCTGGGCATCTCCGAGGAGGACGTGCTGGAGGGCCTGGAGTCGGCCAACGCCTACTCCACGCTGTCCCTGGACGTGCCGGACAGCGACGACGAGTCGCCGGCCGTGGCGGACACCCTGGGCGCCACCGACGAGGCCCTGGAGGGCGTCGAGTACCGCGAGTCGCTCAAGCCGCTGCTGGCCCAGCTGCCGCAGCGCGAGCAGAAGATCCTGGTGCTCCGGTTCTTCCGGAACATGACGCAGTCTCAGATCGCCGCCGAGGTGGGCATTTCCCAGATGCACGTGTCGCGTCTGCTGGCCCGCACCCTCGCCCAGCTGCGGGACAAGCTGCTGGTCGAGGAGTGA
- a CDS encoding diacylglycerol/lipid kinase family protein: MRALLVVNPKATTTSGRTRDVLTHALRSELKLEVAVTGYRGHAGDLARAAAADGSMDLVVALGGDGTVNEVVNGLLAHGPSEKLPRLAVVPGGSTNVFARALGLPNDPVDATGVLLDALDSGRQREISLGKAMTDGLPDRWFTFTAGLGFDAGVVGRVEEQRRSGRRSTHALYVREALRHYVTEREHRKNGPVTLEIPGRAPQSGLVMSIVSNTSPWTFLGNRPVLPSPSASFETDLDVFGITRMTAFGTARTIRQILRPHTPSEQPGKQPGPTGKHVVSYHDVRHFTLVSQEPVPFQVDGDHLGDRSRVSFTGVRRALRVIV, from the coding sequence ATGCGTGCGCTCCTGGTCGTGAACCCGAAGGCCACCACCACCAGTGGCCGAACCAGGGATGTCCTCACCCATGCGCTGCGCAGCGAGCTCAAGCTGGAGGTCGCGGTCACCGGGTACCGCGGCCACGCCGGGGACCTGGCCCGGGCCGCTGCCGCGGACGGCTCGATGGACCTGGTGGTGGCGCTCGGCGGCGACGGCACGGTCAACGAGGTGGTCAACGGCCTGCTGGCGCACGGCCCGAGCGAGAAGCTGCCGCGCCTGGCGGTGGTGCCGGGCGGCAGCACCAATGTCTTCGCCCGGGCGCTCGGGCTGCCCAACGATCCGGTGGACGCCACCGGCGTGCTGCTGGACGCGCTGGACAGCGGCCGGCAGCGGGAGATCTCCCTGGGCAAGGCGATGACCGACGGGCTGCCGGACCGCTGGTTCACCTTCACCGCCGGCCTGGGGTTCGACGCGGGCGTGGTCGGCCGGGTGGAGGAGCAGCGCCGGTCGGGGCGCCGGTCCACGCACGCGCTCTACGTGCGCGAAGCGCTCCGGCACTACGTCACCGAGCGCGAGCACCGGAAGAACGGCCCGGTCACGCTGGAAATCCCGGGCCGGGCACCGCAGTCGGGACTGGTGATGTCAATAGTCTCGAACACCTCGCCGTGGACATTCCTCGGCAATCGCCCGGTGCTTCCCTCGCCGTCCGCATCCTTCGAAACCGACCTTGACGTCTTCGGCATCACTCGAATGACAGCGTTCGGAACCGCGCGGACGATCCGTCAGATTCTGCGCCCGCACACACCTTCGGAGCAGCCCGGCAAGCAGCCCGGGCCGACCGGGAAGCACGTCGTCTCCTATCACGACGTCAGGCACTTCACCTTGGTTTCACAGGAACCGGTCCCATTTCAGGTCGACGGGGACCACCTTGGAGACAGGAGCCGCGTCAGTTTCACAGGCGTACGACGGGCACTGCGTGTGATTGTGTGA
- a CDS encoding WhiB family transcriptional regulator, which yields MDWRHRAVCREEDPELFFPIGNTGPALLQIEEAKAVCRRCPVMEQCLQWALETGQDAGVWGGMSEDERRAMKRRAARNRARTA from the coding sequence ATGGACTGGCGCCACCGCGCTGTCTGCCGCGAAGAGGACCCGGAGCTGTTCTTCCCGATCGGGAACACCGGTCCTGCTCTGCTGCAGATCGAGGAAGCCAAGGCCGTCTGCCGCCGCTGCCCCGTGATGGAGCAGTGCCTGCAGTGGGCGCTGGAGACCGGCCAGGACGCCGGCGTCTGGGGCGGGATGAGCGAGGACGAGCGTCGTGCGATGAAGCGCCGCGCCGCCCGCAACCGCGCCCGCACCGCCTGA
- a CDS encoding ATP-binding protein gives MVMELSQDGQVAAKRSGSFGILSAEVATPLAMVLTELLQNALEHAFGGRPGGTVSVSALRGRAPVAGSGRSDSWTQGAKPDEYLMITVQDDGRGMPEGFDPQQAGNLGLQIVRTLATGELGGTFDMLAAPGGGTRVVLEIPVR, from the coding sequence ATGGTGATGGAGCTGTCCCAGGACGGCCAGGTCGCCGCCAAGCGCAGCGGCAGCTTCGGCATCCTCTCCGCCGAGGTGGCCACGCCGCTGGCGATGGTGCTGACCGAGCTGCTGCAGAACGCCCTGGAGCACGCGTTCGGCGGCCGCCCCGGCGGCACGGTCTCGGTGAGCGCGCTGCGCGGGCGGGCGCCGGTCGCCGGCTCGGGCCGGTCGGACAGCTGGACCCAGGGGGCCAAACCGGACGAGTACCTGATGATCACCGTGCAGGACGACGGCCGCGGCATGCCGGAGGGCTTCGACCCGCAGCAGGCCGGCAACCTCGGCCTGCAGATCGTGCGGACCCTGGCCACCGGGGAGCTCGGCGGCACCTTCGACATGCTGGCCGCGCCGGGCGGCGGCACCCGGGTGGTCCTGGAGATCCCGGTCCGCTGA
- a CDS encoding extracellular solute-binding protein: MKRRQLLAASVVTALAVALTGCGGSALGSAANRSAAPGAVGGTLTVWLMDDAENNWPDLVQQVNQQFSAEYPNVTLKLSYQTWADKVRNLDAALGQGKAPDVVELGNTETMKYILNGSLAQLDKSDYENSDSWIRGLESTCTYNGRLFCVPYYAGARVGIYNAAMLQQATGSADFPATEDDLRAAMDKLQAAHRDDKSFSALYLPGPYWYAAMSYVAAYGGTIAKFDSAGNWHGTLEDPKAQQGIQHFVDLVKRYNHGDPTVNEQHQSDVLGKQQAGVIYGTAWEATSAATAPGGDPSLAGALKPAAFPGPNNRPLPSFIGGSDLAITAKSQAGEPAKAWVKLFTSAKSEALLAGKNILPNNLTQLDPLKSKPETAAAANSVPDAWFVPLAPGWAQVEKQNVLETMLTSILAGTAVSQATKAADAQINQMINNQG; this comes from the coding sequence GTGAAGCGTCGTCAGCTCCTGGCCGCATCCGTCGTCACCGCGCTCGCGGTGGCCCTGACCGGGTGCGGAGGATCCGCCTTGGGCTCCGCGGCCAACCGGTCGGCTGCTCCCGGGGCGGTCGGCGGCACGCTCACCGTCTGGCTGATGGACGACGCCGAGAACAACTGGCCGGACCTGGTGCAGCAGGTGAACCAGCAGTTCAGCGCGGAATACCCGAACGTCACCCTCAAGCTGAGCTACCAGACCTGGGCCGACAAGGTGCGGAACCTGGACGCCGCGCTCGGTCAGGGCAAGGCGCCGGACGTGGTGGAGCTGGGCAACACCGAGACCATGAAATACATCCTGAACGGCTCGCTGGCCCAGTTGGACAAGAGCGACTACGAGAACTCCGACAGCTGGATCCGCGGCCTGGAAAGCACCTGCACCTACAACGGCAGACTGTTCTGCGTGCCGTACTACGCCGGCGCCCGGGTGGGCATCTACAACGCGGCGATGCTCCAGCAGGCCACCGGCAGCGCGGACTTCCCCGCCACCGAGGACGACCTCAGGGCCGCGATGGACAAGCTGCAGGCTGCCCACCGGGACGACAAGTCCTTCTCCGCGCTCTACCTGCCCGGCCCCTACTGGTACGCGGCGATGTCCTACGTGGCGGCGTACGGCGGCACCATCGCCAAGTTCGACAGCGCCGGCAACTGGCACGGCACCCTGGAGGACCCGAAAGCCCAGCAGGGCATCCAGCACTTCGTCGACCTGGTGAAGCGCTACAACCACGGCGACCCCACGGTCAACGAGCAGCACCAGTCGGACGTGCTCGGCAAGCAGCAGGCCGGCGTGATCTACGGCACCGCCTGGGAGGCCACCAGCGCCGCCACCGCGCCCGGCGGCGACCCGTCGCTCGCGGGCGCCCTGAAGCCGGCGGCCTTCCCCGGCCCGAACAACCGGCCGCTGCCCAGCTTCATCGGTGGCTCGGACCTGGCGATCACCGCCAAGTCGCAGGCCGGTGAGCCGGCCAAGGCCTGGGTCAAGCTCTTCACCAGTGCCAAGTCGGAGGCGCTGCTGGCGGGAAAGAACATCCTGCCGAACAACCTCACCCAGCTGGATCCGCTGAAGTCCAAGCCGGAGACGGCGGCCGCGGCCAATTCGGTGCCCGATGCCTGGTTCGTCCCACTGGCCCCGGGCTGGGCCCAGGTGGAGAAGCAGAACGTGCTGGAGACCATGCTCACCTCGATCCTGGCCGGCACTGCGGTGAGCCAGGCCACCAAGGCCGCGGACGCCCAGATCAATCAGATGATCAACAACCAGGGCTGA
- a CDS encoding glycoside hydrolase family 3 protein — MSILTPSIPDSDQLHRDALTVLQPGFEGSTPPAWVHRHIAAGLGSVALFGRNVTDQAQLAALTAELRRENPDLLIAIDEEGGDVTRLEVGSGSSWPGNLALGAVDDPALTRDVARELGRALAECGINFNWAPAADVNSNPGNPVIGVRSFGADPQLCARHTAAWVAGLQSAGVAACAKHFPGHGDTNVDSHHGLPLIDVAEELVRARDLPPFKAAVEAGAKALMTAHIMIPALDPDYPATLSKAVLGGLLRAPESEGGLGYQGLIVTDAIEMGAIADRYGIAEGTVLALAAGADAICVGGGLCDEETVLRLRDAIVAAVREGRLSQERLADAADRVRALGSWARQSRSKAAAEAAPIEPDLSIGLRAARWALRVTADPAQHFEPVTDRPFVASFSPESNIAVGDDTPWGVAGMLAERFPGTRTRGIGPDQAGAEQLDALVAELLAEAAGRRLVLVVRDVHRHDWMSAALRLLLNARPDALVVEMGVPQAEPVGALHIATHGAARACGLAAVEVLTGQPSVGR, encoded by the coding sequence TTGAGCATCCTCACCCCGAGCATCCCGGACAGCGACCAGCTGCACCGCGACGCGCTCACCGTCCTGCAGCCCGGCTTCGAGGGCAGCACCCCGCCCGCGTGGGTGCACCGGCACATCGCCGCCGGCCTCGGCTCGGTCGCACTGTTCGGGCGCAACGTCACCGACCAGGCCCAGCTGGCGGCGCTCACCGCCGAGTTGCGGCGGGAGAATCCGGACCTGCTGATCGCGATCGACGAGGAGGGCGGCGACGTCACCCGCCTCGAGGTCGGCTCCGGCTCCTCCTGGCCGGGCAACCTGGCCCTCGGCGCGGTCGACGACCCGGCGCTGACCCGGGACGTGGCGCGCGAGCTGGGCCGGGCGCTGGCCGAGTGCGGCATCAACTTCAACTGGGCGCCGGCCGCCGACGTCAACTCCAACCCGGGCAACCCGGTCATCGGGGTGCGCTCGTTCGGCGCCGACCCGCAGCTGTGCGCCCGGCACACCGCCGCCTGGGTGGCGGGCCTGCAGTCGGCGGGGGTCGCCGCCTGCGCCAAGCACTTCCCCGGGCACGGCGACACCAATGTGGACTCGCACCACGGGCTGCCGCTGATCGACGTGGCCGAGGAACTGGTCCGGGCCCGCGACCTGCCGCCGTTCAAGGCCGCGGTGGAGGCCGGCGCCAAGGCGCTGATGACCGCGCACATCATGATCCCGGCGCTCGACCCGGACTACCCGGCCACCCTGAGCAAGGCGGTGCTGGGCGGGCTGCTGCGGGCCCCGGAGAGCGAGGGCGGCCTCGGCTACCAGGGCCTGATCGTCACCGACGCGATCGAGATGGGCGCCATCGCCGACCGCTACGGCATCGCGGAGGGGACGGTGCTGGCGCTGGCGGCGGGCGCCGACGCGATCTGCGTCGGTGGCGGGCTGTGCGACGAGGAGACCGTGCTGCGGCTGCGGGACGCCATCGTGGCGGCGGTGCGGGAGGGCCGGCTGTCCCAGGAGCGGCTGGCCGACGCCGCCGACCGGGTGCGGGCGCTGGGCAGCTGGGCGCGGCAGAGCCGATCGAAGGCGGCCGCCGAGGCCGCCCCGATCGAGCCGGACCTGTCGATCGGCCTGCGGGCCGCCCGCTGGGCCCTCAGGGTGACCGCCGATCCCGCTCAGCACTTCGAGCCGGTGACCGACCGTCCGTTCGTGGCCTCCTTCTCGCCGGAGTCCAACATCGCGGTCGGCGACGACACCCCGTGGGGCGTGGCCGGGATGCTGGCCGAGCGGTTCCCCGGCACCCGGACCCGCGGCATCGGGCCGGACCAGGCGGGTGCCGAGCAACTGGACGCCCTGGTGGCCGAACTGCTGGCCGAGGCGGCGGGCCGGCGGCTGGTGCTCGTGGTGCGCGACGTGCACCGCCACGACTGGATGTCAGCGGCACTGCGCCTGCTGCTGAACGCCCGGCCCGACGCGCTGGTGGTGGAGATGGGGGTGCCGCAGGCCGAGCCGGTCGGCGCGCTGCACATCGCCACCCACGGCGCGGCCCGCGCCTGCGGCCTGGCCGCGGTGGAGGTGCTCACCGGCCAGCCGTCGGTCGGTCGCTGA
- a CDS encoding carbohydrate ABC transporter permease: protein MRRSALGRSWPNAIAVVLVIFFAFPVYWMVSTAFKKTTDIISKTPVFIPLNGTLEHFTTATGADQFWSFVANSFIVTVVAVAASLVIATAAAFAVTRMRFRGRKAFVLVVMVAQMAPWEVMSISIYMIVRDNDMLNSLVPLTLFYMMMVLPFTIWTLRGFMAAVPKELEESAMVDGCSRFQAFMRVIFPLLVPGLMSTSLFGFITAWNELPLVLVLNKATGPGTAQTLPLWLTSFQTTFGDDWGATMAASTLFALPVLVVFFLFQRKAVGGLTDGAVKG from the coding sequence GTGAGGCGCTCCGCGCTGGGACGCAGCTGGCCGAACGCCATCGCCGTCGTCCTCGTCATCTTCTTCGCGTTCCCGGTCTACTGGATGGTCAGCACGGCCTTCAAGAAGACCACCGACATCATCAGCAAGACCCCCGTCTTCATCCCGCTCAACGGCACCCTGGAGCACTTCACCACGGCCACCGGCGCGGACCAGTTCTGGTCGTTCGTCGCCAACAGCTTCATCGTCACGGTGGTCGCGGTGGCCGCCTCGCTGGTGATCGCCACCGCCGCCGCCTTCGCCGTCACCCGGATGCGGTTCCGGGGCCGCAAGGCCTTCGTGCTGGTGGTGATGGTCGCCCAGATGGCGCCCTGGGAGGTCATGTCGATCTCGATCTACATGATCGTCCGGGACAACGACATGCTGAACAGCCTGGTGCCGCTGACCCTCTTCTACATGATGATGGTGCTGCCCTTCACGATCTGGACGCTGCGCGGCTTCATGGCCGCCGTGCCCAAGGAGCTGGAGGAGTCCGCCATGGTGGACGGCTGCAGCCGGTTCCAGGCCTTCATGCGGGTGATCTTCCCGCTGCTGGTGCCCGGCCTGATGTCCACCTCGCTGTTCGGCTTCATCACCGCCTGGAACGAACTGCCGCTGGTCCTGGTCCTGAACAAGGCGACCGGCCCCGGCACCGCGCAGACCCTGCCCCTCTGGCTGACCTCGTTCCAGACCACCTTCGGGGACGACTGGGGTGCCACCATGGCGGCCTCCACCCTGTTCGCCCTCCCGGTGCTTGTCGTCTTCTTCCTTTTCCAGCGCAAGGCCGTCGGCGGTCTGACCGACGGCGCAGTGAAGGGCTGA
- a CDS encoding carbohydrate ABC transporter permease, which produces MAVQSEPVRAKSPGAGVGADAPKGVRPSAGPGLLSRSTPYLLLLPAVVATLALLCWPLVETVILSFQNLNKRQLILHQTEWNGFKNYTDQLTSSEFWHTTGRSVAFTALNVALIMVFGTLVGLLLDRLGKRMRLALQIALMLAWAMPFVAQTTVFTWLFDSRYGVVNWFLDKLGWHSMAAYNWYSSQLSTFFVIMLLLVWGSIPFVAFNMYAALTTIPKELYEAARLDGAGSYKVFTSVIFPTLKPFFLGTTFLEVIWIFKCFTQVYAINAGGPQRLTETLPVYAFIEGMGNQHYGVGAAIAVLTILMLSVLMSYYFRIIIKQEDEL; this is translated from the coding sequence ATGGCTGTTCAGTCGGAACCGGTACGGGCCAAGTCGCCCGGCGCGGGCGTCGGAGCTGACGCTCCGAAGGGAGTGAGGCCGTCCGCCGGTCCCGGTCTGCTGAGCCGCAGCACTCCCTACCTGCTGCTGCTCCCGGCCGTCGTGGCCACCCTGGCGCTGCTCTGCTGGCCGCTGGTCGAGACGGTCATCCTTTCCTTCCAGAACCTGAACAAGCGCCAGCTGATCCTCCATCAGACCGAGTGGAACGGGTTCAAGAACTACACCGACCAGCTGACCAGCAGCGAGTTCTGGCACACCACCGGCCGCTCGGTCGCCTTCACCGCGCTCAACGTGGCACTGATCATGGTGTTCGGCACCCTGGTCGGCCTGCTGCTGGACCGGCTCGGCAAGAGGATGCGGCTGGCGCTGCAGATCGCCCTGATGCTCGCCTGGGCGATGCCGTTCGTGGCCCAGACCACCGTCTTCACCTGGCTCTTCGACTCCCGCTACGGCGTGGTGAACTGGTTCCTGGACAAGCTGGGCTGGCACAGCATGGCCGCCTACAACTGGTACAGCTCCCAGCTCTCCACGTTCTTCGTGATCATGCTGCTGCTGGTCTGGGGCTCGATCCCGTTCGTGGCCTTCAACATGTACGCGGCGCTCACCACGATCCCCAAGGAGCTCTACGAGGCCGCCCGGCTGGACGGCGCCGGCTCGTACAAGGTCTTCACCTCGGTGATCTTCCCGACCCTGAAGCCGTTCTTCCTCGGGACCACGTTCCTCGAGGTCATCTGGATCTTCAAGTGCTTCACCCAGGTCTACGCCATCAATGCCGGCGGACCCCAGCGGCTCACCGAGACCCTCCCCGTCTACGCCTTCATCGAGGGCATGGGCAACCAGCACTACGGGGTCGGCGCCGCCATCGCCGTGCTCACCATCCTGATGCTCTCGGTGCTGATGTCCTACTACTTCCGGATCATCATCAAGCAGGAGGACGAGCTGTGA
- a CDS encoding extracellular solute-binding protein, translating into MKRQLIAAVGVAAMVVGVAACGSSAKKDDSAGGSGNYNGKTLTVWLMDGSAPQTWQDGIKADFESQYPGAKLNIQIQKWDGIGQKLTTALSEGSVDVMEVGNTQTAGYAASGGLMDLTSAKADLGGNDWAANLNASSVLDGKQYAAPWYFTNRVVIYNKGLWSKAGITGTPKTLDEYYADLDKLKAAGVQDPIYLPGEEWYTYFGLLSGEGGQIAKQVGGKWVGNLESPEAKAAFATFQKLQGYSTAPKDKDEATPQQDTLFPKGTIASMIGLGWEAPAPKDMPADNVGYFPVPGKTADKPSGVFLGGSNLAIAQASKNQGLAKDFLKLALSDKFEGQMASAGLIPNKTSLDSLATTDFDKAALPASANGATTPNLANWSNVENDPNPIKDFLAAVLQGADYDSTAKKYDDEITKRLGQSQ; encoded by the coding sequence GTGAAGCGTCAGCTCATCGCGGCGGTCGGCGTCGCGGCAATGGTCGTCGGTGTGGCGGCTTGCGGTTCTTCGGCCAAGAAGGACGACAGCGCGGGTGGCTCGGGCAACTACAACGGCAAGACCCTGACGGTCTGGCTGATGGACGGTTCGGCGCCGCAGACCTGGCAGGACGGCATCAAGGCCGACTTCGAGTCGCAGTACCCGGGTGCCAAGCTGAACATCCAGATCCAGAAGTGGGACGGCATCGGCCAGAAGCTGACCACCGCGCTCTCCGAGGGCTCGGTGGACGTCATGGAGGTCGGCAACACCCAGACCGCGGGCTACGCGGCCTCCGGCGGCCTGATGGACCTGACCTCCGCCAAGGCCGACCTCGGCGGCAACGACTGGGCCGCCAACCTGAACGCCTCCTCGGTGCTGGACGGCAAGCAGTACGCCGCCCCGTGGTACTTCACCAACCGCGTGGTCATCTACAACAAGGGGCTCTGGAGCAAGGCCGGCATCACCGGCACGCCGAAGACCCTGGACGAGTACTACGCCGACCTGGACAAGCTGAAGGCCGCCGGCGTGCAGGATCCGATCTACCTGCCCGGCGAGGAGTGGTACACCTACTTCGGCCTGCTCTCCGGTGAGGGCGGCCAGATCGCCAAGCAGGTCGGCGGCAAGTGGGTCGGCAACCTGGAGTCGCCGGAGGCCAAGGCCGCCTTCGCCACCTTCCAGAAGCTGCAGGGCTACTCCACCGCCCCCAAGGACAAGGACGAGGCGACCCCGCAGCAGGACACGCTCTTCCCCAAGGGCACCATCGCCTCGATGATCGGCCTCGGCTGGGAGGCCCCGGCCCCCAAGGACATGCCGGCCGACAACGTGGGCTACTTCCCGGTCCCGGGCAAGACCGCGGACAAGCCGTCCGGCGTCTTCCTCGGCGGTTCCAACCTGGCGATCGCCCAGGCGAGCAAGAACCAGGGCCTGGCCAAGGACTTCCTGAAGCTCGCGCTCTCCGACAAGTTCGAGGGCCAGATGGCCTCCGCCGGCCTGATCCCGAACAAGACCTCGCTGGACTCGCTGGCCACCACCGACTTCGACAAGGCCGCCCTGCCGGCCTCCGCCAACGGCGCCACCACGCCGAACCTGGCGAACTGGTCGAACGTCGAGAACGACCCGAACCCGATCAAGGACTTCCTGGCCGCCGTGCTCCAGGGCGCGGACTACGACAGCACCGCCAAGAAGTACGACGACGAGATCACCAAGCGTCTCGGCCAGAGCCAGTAA